In the genome of Populus nigra chromosome 9, ddPopNigr1.1, whole genome shotgun sequence, one region contains:
- the LOC133703020 gene encoding protein DETOXIFICATION 36-like isoform X1 gives MTTAKMDSKESRGELQEPLLLSSTEPETNDHYHEADSRLENVLNDTNLSYFMRLGLASWIELKLLFRLAAPAVFVYLINNSLSLSTRIFSGHLGNLEFAAVSLANSGVQLFVYGLMLGMGSAVETLCGQSYGAQRFEMLGTFLQRATVVLTLTGIPLAAVYVFAKPILILLGEPTTVASAAAVFVYGLLPQIFAYAVNFPIQKFLQAQSIVTPSAIISAITLVFHLFLTWLAVYKLGWGLIGASLVLSLSWWIIVAAQFLFIVMSRRCKKTWTGFTSQAFNGLWDFLKLSTGSAIMLCLETWYFQILVLIAGLLKNPELALNSLSVCTSITGFLFMISVGFNAAASVRVSNELGAGNHKAAAFSVAMVTLVSFIISLIEAGAILALRHVISYVFTGGETVANAVSELCPLLAVTLILNGVQPVLSGVAVGCGWQAFVAYVNVGCYYVVGIPFGCLVGFKFDLGVKGIWSGMIGGTLLQTLILLWVTFRTDWKKEVEKAKSRLHKWEDKRGNQV, from the exons ATGACCACCGCCAAAATGGACAGTAAGGAGTCTCGAGGTGAACTCCAAGAACCCCTTCTACTCTCATCCACAGAACCTGAAACCAATGATCATTATCATGAAGCGGACTCTAGACTTGAAAATGTTCTAAACGACACCAACTTAAGCTACTTCATGCGCCTCGGGTTGGCATCCTGGATCGAACTTAAACTCCTCTTCCGCTTGGCTGCACCAGCAGTTTTTGTTTACTTGATCAACAACTCCTTGTCCTTATCTACCAGAATCTTCTCCGGCCACCTTGGCAATCTTGAGTTTGCTGCTGTCTCTCTTGCCAATAGTGGTGTCCAACTCTTTGTCTATGGCCTCATG CTAGGAATGGGGAGTGCTGTGGAAACTCTATGTGGTCAATCTTATGGAGCCCAAAGATTTGAAATGCTAGGCACATTTCTTCAAAGAGCAACCGTGGTGCTTACTCTAACAGGGATACCACTGGCTGCAGTATATGTTTTCGCAAAACCAATCTTGATCTTACTTGGTGAACCAACAACAGTAGCATCAGCAGCAGCTGTCTTTGTTTATGGTCTATTACCCCAGATTTTTGCTTATGCTGTGAATTTTCCAATACAAAAATTCCTTCAAGCACAAAGCATAGTGACCCCAAGTGCCATAATATCAGCAATTACACTTGTCTTTCACCTATTCTTAACCTGGCTTGCTGTGTACAAGTTAGGGTGGGGATTGATAGGAGCATCACTTGTTTTAAGCTTGTCATGGTGGATTATAGTGGCagctcaatttttatttatagtgatGAGTAGGCGGTGCAAGAAGACATGGACTGGCTTTACCAGCCAAGCTTTTAACGGGCTATGGGATTTCCTGAAATTGTCAACGGGATCAGCTATAATGCTTTGCTTGGAGACATGGTATTTTCAGATTTTAGTCTTGATTGCTGGCCTTCTCAAGAATCCTGAGCTTGCCTTGAACTCTCTTTCTGTGTG TACGTCAATAACAGGGTTTTTGTTTATGATATCAGTCGGTTTCAATGCAGCTGCAAG TGTAAGAGTTAGCAATGAATTGGGAGCTGGAAATCACAAGGCAGCAGCATTTTCAGTTGCCATGGTTACTTTGGTTTCTTTTATAATCTCCCTGATAGAAGCTGGAGCTATTCTTGCTCTTCGCCATGTAATCAGCTATGTCTTCACCGGTGGTGAAACTGTGGCCAATGCAGTCTCAGAACTCTGCCCATTATTGGCTGTCACCCTCATACTTAATGGGGTTCAACCAGTCTTGTCAG GGGTGGCCGTTGGCTGTGGATGGCAAGCATTTGTTGCATATGTGAATGTGGGATGTTACTATGTGGTTGGAATTCCATTTGGATGTCTTGTAGGCTTTAAGTTTGATCTTGGAGTAAAG GGAATATGGTCTGGGATGATCGGTGGAACACTATTGCAAACCCTAATCTTACTGTGGGTAACATTTCGAACAGATTGGAAGAAGGAG GTGGAGAAGGCTAAGAGTCGTCTGCACAAATGGGAAGATAAGAGAGGAAACCAAGTCTAG
- the LOC133703020 gene encoding protein DETOXIFICATION 36-like isoform X2, with the protein MTTAKMDSKESRGELQEPLLLSSTEPETNDHYHEADSRLENVLNDTNLSYFMRLGLASWIELKLLFRLAAPAVFVYLINNSLSLSTRIFSGHLGNLEFAAVSLANSGVQLFVYGLMLGMGSAVETLCGQSYGAQRFEMLGTFLQRATVVLTLTGIPLAAVYVFAKPILILLGEPTTVASAAAVFVYGLLPQIFAYAVNFPIQKFLQAQSIVTPSAIISAITLVFHLFLTWLAVYKLGWGLIGASLVLSLSWWIIVAAQFLFIVMSRRCKKTWTGFTSQAFNGLWDFLKLSTGSAIMLCLETWYFQILVLIAGLLKNPELALNSLSVCTSITGFLFMISVGFNAAASVRVSNELGAGNHKAAAFSVAMVTLVSFIISLIEAGAILALRHVISYVFTGGETVANAVSELCPLLAVTLILNGVQPVLSGVAVGCGWQAFVAYVNVGCYYVVGIPFGCLVGFKFDLGVKVEKAKSRLHKWEDKRGNQV; encoded by the exons ATGACCACCGCCAAAATGGACAGTAAGGAGTCTCGAGGTGAACTCCAAGAACCCCTTCTACTCTCATCCACAGAACCTGAAACCAATGATCATTATCATGAAGCGGACTCTAGACTTGAAAATGTTCTAAACGACACCAACTTAAGCTACTTCATGCGCCTCGGGTTGGCATCCTGGATCGAACTTAAACTCCTCTTCCGCTTGGCTGCACCAGCAGTTTTTGTTTACTTGATCAACAACTCCTTGTCCTTATCTACCAGAATCTTCTCCGGCCACCTTGGCAATCTTGAGTTTGCTGCTGTCTCTCTTGCCAATAGTGGTGTCCAACTCTTTGTCTATGGCCTCATG CTAGGAATGGGGAGTGCTGTGGAAACTCTATGTGGTCAATCTTATGGAGCCCAAAGATTTGAAATGCTAGGCACATTTCTTCAAAGAGCAACCGTGGTGCTTACTCTAACAGGGATACCACTGGCTGCAGTATATGTTTTCGCAAAACCAATCTTGATCTTACTTGGTGAACCAACAACAGTAGCATCAGCAGCAGCTGTCTTTGTTTATGGTCTATTACCCCAGATTTTTGCTTATGCTGTGAATTTTCCAATACAAAAATTCCTTCAAGCACAAAGCATAGTGACCCCAAGTGCCATAATATCAGCAATTACACTTGTCTTTCACCTATTCTTAACCTGGCTTGCTGTGTACAAGTTAGGGTGGGGATTGATAGGAGCATCACTTGTTTTAAGCTTGTCATGGTGGATTATAGTGGCagctcaatttttatttatagtgatGAGTAGGCGGTGCAAGAAGACATGGACTGGCTTTACCAGCCAAGCTTTTAACGGGCTATGGGATTTCCTGAAATTGTCAACGGGATCAGCTATAATGCTTTGCTTGGAGACATGGTATTTTCAGATTTTAGTCTTGATTGCTGGCCTTCTCAAGAATCCTGAGCTTGCCTTGAACTCTCTTTCTGTGTG TACGTCAATAACAGGGTTTTTGTTTATGATATCAGTCGGTTTCAATGCAGCTGCAAG TGTAAGAGTTAGCAATGAATTGGGAGCTGGAAATCACAAGGCAGCAGCATTTTCAGTTGCCATGGTTACTTTGGTTTCTTTTATAATCTCCCTGATAGAAGCTGGAGCTATTCTTGCTCTTCGCCATGTAATCAGCTATGTCTTCACCGGTGGTGAAACTGTGGCCAATGCAGTCTCAGAACTCTGCCCATTATTGGCTGTCACCCTCATACTTAATGGGGTTCAACCAGTCTTGTCAG GGGTGGCCGTTGGCTGTGGATGGCAAGCATTTGTTGCATATGTGAATGTGGGATGTTACTATGTGGTTGGAATTCCATTTGGATGTCTTGTAGGCTTTAAGTTTGATCTTGGAGTAAAG GTGGAGAAGGCTAAGAGTCGTCTGCACAAATGGGAAGATAAGAGAGGAAACCAAGTCTAG
- the LOC133702692 gene encoding protein DETOXIFICATION 40-like translates to MATSSDDNRIEYAEDESYQSRMHDKRSFSREAVSSELEDILSNMELSRSKRILRATWVELKILFPLAAPAIVVYMLNYLVSISTQMFCGHLGNLELAAASLGNMGVQGFVFGIMLGMGSAVETLCGQAYGANKYEMLGAYMQRSTILLTLTGLVLMFIYIFCKPILLGLHESPAIASAAALFVYGLIPQIFAYSCNFPIQKFLQAQSVIFPSTCISAAALVLHLILCWVVIFKLGGGLLGAGLVTSFSWWVIVVAQFVYILVSTKFKHTWRGFSVQAFTGLWDFFKLSLASGVMLCLELWYYQILTLIAGLLKNAEISLDALSICTTINGWCIMISVGFQAAASVRVSNELGAGHPRATSFSIVIVNLCSLLISVILAVAVLLLRHVISYAFTSGTVVADAVAELSPFLAASIVLNGVQPVLSGVAVGCGWQAFVAYVNVACYYIVGIPLGCVLGFVCDMGTKGIWTGMLGGTIVQTIVLLWATIRTNWGKEVEKAQSRLDKWDDNKEPLLRE, encoded by the exons ATGGCCACCTCTAGTGACGACAACAGAATAGAGTATGCTGAAGATGAGTCTTATCAGTCAAGAATGCATGACAAAAGATCATTCTCCCGGGAGGCAGTGAGTTCTGAACTTGAAGACATATTATCTAATATGGAGTTGTCCAGATCTAAGCGAATCCTAAGAGCCACCTGGGTTGAACTGAAAATCCTCTTTCCTCTAGCAGCACCAGCAATTGTGGTTTACATGCTCAATTATCTTGTTTCCATATCAACTCAAATGTTTTGTGGTCATCTTGGCAATCTTGAACTTGCTGCTGCCTCTCTTGGCAACATGGGTGTCCAAGGTTTTGTCTTTGGAATTATG TTGGGAATGGGAAGTGCAGTGGAGACACTATGTGGGCAAGCCTATGGAGCAAACAAGTATGAAATGCTAGGCGCATATATGCAAAGATCGACGATTCTCCTCACTTTAACTGGGCTTGTACTTATGTTTATCTACATCTTTTGCAAGCCTATCTTACTTGGACTACACGAATCACCTGCCATTGCATCTGCAGCTGCACTTTTTGTCTATGGTCTAATTCCTCAAATCTTTGCTTATTCTTGCAATTTCCCAATACAAAAGTTCTTGCAAGCGCAAAGTGTAATTTTCCCTAGTACATGCATATCAGCTGCTGCTCTTGTGCTGCATCTAATACTATGTTGGGTTGTAATTTTCAAGCTTGGAGGGGGTTTGTTGGGTGCGGGACTGGTAACGAGTTTTTCATGGTGGGTTATAGTGGTGGCCCAGTTTGTTTACATTCTAGTAAGCACGAAGTTCAAGCACACATGGAGGGGATTTAGCGTACAGGCCTTCACTGGGTTATGGGATTTCTTCAAGTTGTCCCTTGCATCAGGTGTGATGCTATGCCTTGAGCTTTGGTACTACCAAATACTAACTTTGATCGCTGGATTGCTGAAAAATGCTGAAATTTCCTTGGACGCTCTGTCCATCTG CACGACGATAAATGGTTGGTGTATCATGATCTCAGTCGGTTTTCAGGCAGCTGCAAG TGTGAGAGTAAGCAATGAGTTGGGTGCTGGACATCCCAGAGCAACATCATTTTCTATTGTAATAGTAAATTTATGCTCGCTGCTCATCTCTGTGATCTTGGCTGTTGCTGTGCTCTTACTGCGGCATGTCATAAGCTATGCCTTCACTAGCGGTACAGTAGTTGCCGATGCTGTTGCAGAGCTATCTCCTTTCCTCGCAGCCTCCATCGTGCTTAATGGAGTCCAACCTGTTTTATCTG GAGTGGCTGTTGGATGCGGATGGCAAGCATTTGTTGCTTATGTCAATGTTGCATGTTACTACATCGTTGGCATCCCGTTGGGTTGCGTTCTTGGCTTTGTATGCGACATGGGTACGAAG GGAATATGGACTGGGATGTTAGGAGGCACCATTGTGCAGACTATAGTCTTATTATGGGCTACAATTCGGACAAACTGGGGAAAAGAG gtggAGAAAGCTCAGAGTCGATTGGATAAGTGGGATGATAACAAGGAACCGCTTTTGAGGGAGTAA